In Achromobacter spanius, the following proteins share a genomic window:
- a CDS encoding MarC family protein has product MQLNDYLRVFGGSFFFALATLLPFLNPPAIAPIFLSLTEGASSATRVVLAKRVAVNVCLMLIVAMVAGNVLLSFFGISLSIVRVGGGMLVIASAWRLVNSPDADTERVARMAESFTPEMAKARAFYPLTFPISCGPGSIAAAITVGVSLRDQNHVLSLVRLGGSIPGIIAVSLTLYVCLRFAAQMLHRLGDNGTAVFMRLSAFIMLCLGVQIFWEGARDLMLGLLTQVMQPIPVPKA; this is encoded by the coding sequence ATGCAGCTCAACGACTATCTGCGCGTCTTCGGTGGCAGCTTCTTTTTTGCGCTGGCCACGCTGCTGCCCTTCCTGAATCCTCCCGCCATTGCGCCGATCTTCCTGTCACTGACCGAGGGCGCCTCGTCGGCCACGCGCGTGGTGCTGGCCAAACGGGTGGCAGTCAACGTCTGCCTGATGCTGATCGTGGCCATGGTGGCCGGCAACGTGCTGCTCAGCTTCTTCGGCATTTCCTTGTCGATCGTGCGCGTGGGCGGCGGCATGCTGGTGATTGCCAGCGCCTGGCGGCTGGTGAATTCGCCCGACGCCGATACCGAGCGCGTGGCGCGCATGGCCGAATCGTTCACGCCCGAAATGGCGAAGGCCCGCGCGTTCTACCCGCTGACGTTTCCCATCAGCTGCGGCCCCGGCTCCATTGCCGCGGCCATCACCGTGGGCGTGTCCTTGCGCGACCAGAACCACGTGCTGAGCCTGGTGCGGCTGGGCGGCTCCATCCCGGGCATCATCGCGGTGTCCCTGACCCTCTATGTCTGCCTGCGCTTCGCCGCGCAGATGCTGCACCGCCTGGGCGACAACGGCACGGCCGTGTTCATGCGGCTGTCGGCGTTCATCATGCTGTGCCTGGGCGTGCAGATCTTCTGGGAAGGCGCGCGCGACCTGATGCTGGGCTTGTTGACGCAGGTGATGCAACCAATTCCGGTTCCCAAGGCCTAA
- a CDS encoding disulfide bond formation protein B, which yields MTTRSEHLLRLIALLCFGAVGVALVSQHVFDMPPCAWCVLQRLIYLVIGVVALVGGFGGGRVLTRIAGALTALLAVAGVAAAWYQHSVAANMLSCDQTFADRFMTGIGLEGNVPWVFGIFATCMDAKVQVLGLEYALWSLALFVVMFFMALPVAFSRARA from the coding sequence ATGACTACCCGCTCTGAACACCTGCTTCGCCTGATTGCCCTGCTTTGCTTCGGCGCAGTGGGCGTGGCCCTGGTTTCTCAACACGTTTTCGACATGCCGCCCTGCGCCTGGTGCGTGCTGCAACGCCTGATCTATCTGGTGATCGGCGTGGTGGCGCTGGTGGGCGGCTTTGGCGGCGGCCGAGTGCTGACTCGCATCGCCGGCGCACTGACGGCACTGCTGGCCGTGGCGGGCGTTGCCGCCGCCTGGTACCAGCACAGCGTGGCGGCGAACATGCTGTCGTGCGACCAGACCTTTGCCGACCGCTTCATGACCGGCATCGGCCTGGAAGGCAACGTGCCCTGGGTATTCGGCATTTTCGCCACCTGCATGGACGCCAAGGTGCAGGTGCTTGGCCTTGAATACGCCCTGTGGAGCCTGGCGCTCTTCGTGGTCATGTTCTTCATGGCGCTACCCGTCGCCTTCAGCCGCGCCCGAGCCTGA
- a CDS encoding CvpA family protein → MTGFDFVVLAILAVSGVLGLVRGLLKEVLSLVAYLLAFVAAIWWGPTVYTWLEPYIETTLLRMGVSYAVVFILVLLGVGLVNMTLAALIRSTGLSPADHGLGGMFGLARGLVIVLALVAAAGYTPLPQEPWWKDAMFSHSAIEAIKHIKTWLPPSLATWLPY, encoded by the coding sequence GTGACCGGCTTCGACTTCGTCGTGCTGGCCATCCTGGCGGTCTCGGGTGTGCTGGGCCTGGTGCGCGGCCTGCTCAAAGAGGTGCTGTCGCTGGTCGCCTATCTGCTGGCCTTCGTGGCCGCGATATGGTGGGGCCCCACGGTGTATACGTGGCTTGAGCCCTATATTGAAACGACGCTGCTGCGCATGGGAGTCTCATACGCCGTGGTGTTCATCCTAGTGCTGCTCGGTGTGGGTTTGGTCAACATGACGCTAGCCGCCTTGATCCGCAGTACCGGACTCAGCCCCGCCGATCACGGCCTGGGCGGTATGTTCGGGCTGGCCCGTGGTCTGGTGATTGTGCTGGCGTTGGTGGCTGCTGCCGGCTATACGCCGCTGCCCCAAGAGCCGTGGTGGAAGGACGCCATGTTTTCGCATTCGGCCATCGAGGCCATCAAACATATCAAAACGTGGCTGCCGCCGTCTTTGGCGACTTGGCTGCCGTATTGA
- a CDS encoding M48 family metallopeptidase produces the protein MTTLKYLTGYPEPLLVQAQTLLERGKLGAALLSRYPDGPHDVRTDRALYQYVTDLKNTYLRNGDLINKVAYDSKIHVIQHALGQHTYISRVQGGKLRAKHEIRVATLFKTVPAEFLKMITVHELAHLKEKDHNKAFYNLCLRMEPHYHQYEFDLRLYLTHLEATRESLWAPKG, from the coding sequence GTGACTACCCTGAAATACCTGACCGGCTATCCGGAACCCCTGCTCGTCCAGGCCCAAACGCTGCTTGAGCGCGGCAAGCTGGGCGCCGCCCTGCTGTCGCGTTACCCGGATGGCCCGCACGATGTCCGCACGGACCGCGCGCTGTACCAGTACGTGACGGACCTGAAGAACACCTATCTGCGCAACGGCGACCTGATCAATAAAGTTGCCTACGACAGCAAGATCCATGTGATCCAGCACGCCCTGGGCCAACACACCTACATCTCGCGCGTGCAGGGCGGCAAGCTGCGCGCCAAGCACGAGATCCGGGTGGCGACGCTGTTCAAGACCGTGCCGGCCGAATTCCTGAAGATGATCACCGTGCACGAATTGGCGCACCTGAAAGAGAAGGACCACAACAAGGCCTTCTACAACCTGTGCCTGCGCATGGAGCCGCACTATCACCAATACGAATTCGATCTGCGGCTATACCTGACGCACCTGGAGGCCACGCGCGAATCGTTGTGGGCGCCCAAGGGCTGA
- the dld gene encoding D-lactate dehydrogenase: MTLSSNMTEGPALLAQLRAVVGPTHVLTSDAATRRFCRGHRTGEGKVLAVVRPGTLLEQWRVLQAVVQSGRIVIMQAANTGLTGGSTPDGDHYDRDIVLINTLRIPGIQLIRDGKQVVCLPGATLDRLEQALAPLGREPHSVIGSSCIGASVLGGVCNNSGGALMRRGPAYTELALYARVDDDGSLSLVNHLGIELGATPEDILTRLQAGQYGPDDIRDDAGAASDPRYAQHVRQIDEPTPARFNADPSRLFEASGSAGRVCLFAVRLDTFEREPSTVFYIGSNQPDDLTAVRRQLLAELPRLPIAGEYIHRDAFDIGARYGKDVFLLIEKLGTARVPQAFAIKSRVDGFFERLGLHGLADRLIQAATALWPQHLPRRMRDYRDRYEHHLLLRVSNDTADATRAFLQRHFDGRGDAAFFECSADEGRKAFLHRFAIAGAAIRYRDTHRSSVEDIVPLDIALRRNDRDWVETLPADMERDIVHKLYYGHFFCHVFHQDYIVRKGVDPIAMEKRMWTLLDARQAEYPAEHNVGHLYVAKPALAAFYRELDPTNTFNPGIGHTSKLLNWGACCGQQGMPAAYGIQDSGIQASGIQADGNDGANAT; the protein is encoded by the coding sequence ATGACGCTTTCGTCCAACATGACCGAGGGCCCCGCCCTGCTGGCGCAACTGCGCGCCGTGGTCGGCCCCACCCATGTACTGACCAGCGACGCGGCCACGCGCCGCTTTTGCAGGGGGCATCGCACCGGCGAAGGCAAAGTCCTGGCCGTGGTGCGGCCGGGCACGTTGCTGGAACAATGGCGCGTGTTGCAGGCCGTGGTGCAATCCGGCCGCATCGTCATCATGCAGGCGGCCAACACGGGGCTGACCGGGGGCTCTACGCCAGACGGCGATCACTACGACCGCGACATCGTCCTGATCAACACGCTGCGCATTCCGGGCATTCAGCTTATCCGCGATGGCAAGCAGGTGGTTTGCCTGCCCGGCGCCACGCTGGATCGCCTGGAACAGGCGCTGGCGCCGCTGGGGCGTGAGCCGCATTCGGTGATCGGGTCGTCTTGCATCGGCGCGTCCGTGTTGGGCGGGGTGTGCAATAACTCCGGCGGCGCCTTGATGCGGCGCGGCCCTGCCTACACCGAACTGGCCCTGTACGCGCGCGTGGACGACGACGGTTCACTAAGCCTGGTGAACCACTTGGGCATTGAACTGGGCGCAACGCCCGAAGACATCCTGACCCGCTTGCAGGCCGGGCAATATGGCCCGGACGACATCCGCGATGACGCGGGCGCCGCGTCGGATCCGCGCTATGCGCAGCACGTGCGCCAAATCGACGAACCCACGCCGGCCCGCTTCAATGCGGACCCGTCGCGCCTGTTCGAGGCCTCGGGTTCCGCCGGCCGCGTCTGCCTGTTCGCCGTGCGCCTGGATACGTTTGAACGCGAACCCAGCACCGTCTTTTATATCGGCAGCAACCAACCCGACGATTTGACGGCCGTGCGCCGGCAATTGTTGGCCGAGCTGCCGCGCCTGCCCATCGCGGGTGAATACATCCATCGCGACGCCTTCGATATCGGCGCGCGCTACGGCAAGGACGTGTTCTTGCTGATCGAAAAGCTGGGCACGGCGCGCGTGCCGCAGGCGTTTGCGATCAAGAGCCGGGTCGACGGGTTTTTCGAGCGCTTGGGGCTGCACGGCCTGGCCGACCGCTTGATCCAGGCCGCCACGGCATTGTGGCCCCAGCACCTGCCGCGCCGCATGCGCGACTATCGTGATCGCTACGAACACCATTTGCTGCTGCGCGTGTCCAACGACACCGCCGACGCCACACGCGCGTTCCTGCAACGGCATTTCGACGGACGCGGCGATGCGGCGTTCTTTGAATGCAGCGCCGACGAAGGTCGCAAAGCCTTTCTGCATCGCTTCGCCATCGCGGGCGCGGCGATTCGCTATCGCGACACCCACCGCTCATCGGTCGAGGACATTGTGCCGCTGGACATTGCGCTGCGCCGCAACGACCGCGACTGGGTTGAAACGCTGCCCGCCGACATGGAACGCGACATCGTCCACAAGCTCTATTACGGCCATTTCTTCTGCCACGTGTTCCACCAGGACTACATCGTGCGCAAAGGCGTGGACCCGATCGCGATGGAAAAGCGCATGTGGACCTTGCTGGACGCGCGCCAGGCCGAGTACCCCGCCGAGCACAATGTGGGCCACTTGTATGTGGCCAAGCCCGCGCTGGCCGCGTTCTATCGTGAGTTGGACCCCACCAACACGTTCAACCCGGGCATCGGGCACACGTCGAAGCTGCTCAACTGGGGCGCGTGCTGCGGGCAACAAGGCATGCCGGCCGCCTATGGCATTCAGGACAGCGGCATTCAGGCCAGTGGTATCCAGGCCGACGGCAACGATGGCGCCAACGCCACATAG
- a CDS encoding cupin domain-containing protein — MTQANSPSWLVREAEVPGYHPANHTGTLNRRLIGPDTVGSRGVEVLLGVIEKGQGALPHAHPGIEQVCYLLSGTARAQVQDESADMVAGDCCYFPPDVPHVFTVTSDEPARLLVIYTPPYEESPDRVIRDFPAPPPAA; from the coding sequence ATGACGCAAGCAAACTCCCCCAGCTGGCTGGTCCGCGAAGCCGAGGTGCCCGGCTATCACCCCGCCAATCACACCGGCACCTTGAACCGCCGCCTGATCGGGCCCGATACCGTGGGCTCTCGTGGCGTGGAAGTGCTGCTGGGCGTCATCGAAAAAGGCCAGGGCGCGTTGCCGCACGCGCATCCGGGCATTGAACAGGTCTGCTACCTGCTGTCGGGCACCGCGCGCGCCCAGGTGCAGGACGAGTCGGCCGACATGGTCGCGGGCGACTGCTGTTATTTCCCGCCCGACGTGCCCCACGTTTTTACCGTGACCAGTGACGAGCCGGCCAGGCTGCTGGTGATCTACACCCCCCCTTATGAAGAATCCCCCGATCGCGTGATCCGGGACTTTCCGGCGCCACCGCCTGCCGCCTGA
- a CDS encoding Bug family tripartite tricarboxylate transporter substrate binding protein: protein MHPFRLLSAAVVSGAALMAAPAAHAASDYPNKPITLIVPFPAGSGTDAVGRIFGSELSAILGQQIVVENKPGANATIAASYVARAKPDGYTLFVTTNTSHSAAPWLMKNVSYDPVKDFTPIARGGNLPFILVVNPKRPWKNVSELVADAKKNPGRITYASGNSTGIVAGATLANRAGIDILHVPYKGTPQGLTDVVGGQVDFMFTDLTSGLPFVQSGQLRALAVSTAERSAIVPDLPSMAEAGVKDFDLNSWNGYFGPAGLPPEVVAKLNAAINQVVAKPEVKKRLADLGFDAFSSTPETFAQFVSDQRTLWGKLIKDAGIEQQ, encoded by the coding sequence ATGCACCCTTTCCGTTTGCTAAGCGCCGCCGTGGTCAGCGGCGCGGCCTTGATGGCTGCCCCCGCCGCCCACGCGGCGTCCGACTATCCCAACAAGCCCATCACCCTGATCGTGCCCTTCCCGGCCGGCTCGGGCACCGATGCGGTCGGCCGGATATTCGGGTCTGAACTATCGGCCATCCTGGGCCAGCAGATCGTTGTGGAAAACAAGCCGGGCGCCAACGCCACCATCGCGGCCAGCTATGTGGCCCGTGCCAAGCCCGACGGCTACACGCTCTTCGTCACCACCAACACCTCGCACTCGGCCGCGCCCTGGCTGATGAAGAACGTGTCCTATGACCCGGTCAAGGATTTCACCCCGATCGCGCGCGGCGGCAACCTGCCCTTCATCCTGGTCGTGAACCCCAAACGCCCGTGGAAGAACGTCAGCGAACTGGTGGCCGACGCCAAGAAAAACCCGGGCCGCATCACCTATGCCAGCGGCAACAGCACCGGCATCGTGGCCGGCGCCACGCTGGCCAACCGCGCCGGCATCGACATCCTGCACGTACCTTACAAAGGCACCCCGCAAGGCTTGACCGATGTGGTGGGCGGCCAGGTGGACTTCATGTTTACCGACCTGACTTCCGGCCTGCCTTTCGTGCAGTCGGGCCAATTGCGCGCCCTGGCCGTGTCCACCGCCGAACGCAGCGCCATCGTGCCCGACCTGCCCTCCATGGCCGAGGCCGGCGTGAAGGACTTTGACCTGAATTCCTGGAACGGCTATTTCGGCCCCGCCGGCCTGCCGCCGGAAGTGGTGGCGAAGCTGAACGCCGCCATCAACCAGGTCGTGGCCAAGCCCGAGGTCAAGAAGCGCTTGGCGGACCTGGGTTTTGACGCCTTTTCCAGCACCCCCGAAACGTTCGCGCAGTTCGTCAGCGACCAGCGCACGCTGTGGGGCAAGCTGATCAAAGATGCAGGAATCGAACAGCAATGA
- a CDS encoding SPOR domain-containing protein, whose product MGFFNRKDPADQAQPSKRAAVPSEVQAAELRGRARRRLAGAVALVLAAVIILPMVLDSQPVPVADNIPIRVPERNTPFQPQVSDPQAAPQAGGTANAPVVAGNGATPADSTVPTPPPVTSTPSTPPTTSAPPESAAPHTTTVQVTPPLVAPKPEVKPKPEVTKPATPPKPDTRSDDGARALALLEGRAAPAAAAPAPKPAAKGNFVLQIAAYTTSEDAQSRRGKLHQAGVTNAFVEQASIGGKQQYRLRVGPFPSREAAQAAQARLRTLGYDNGFIAAQ is encoded by the coding sequence ATGGGTTTTTTCAATCGCAAGGATCCTGCCGACCAGGCGCAGCCCTCCAAACGGGCGGCGGTGCCTAGCGAGGTTCAGGCTGCGGAGCTGCGCGGCCGTGCGCGGCGCAGGTTGGCAGGCGCCGTCGCCTTGGTGCTGGCGGCAGTCATCATTCTGCCCATGGTGCTTGATTCGCAGCCCGTGCCGGTTGCCGACAACATTCCCATCCGCGTGCCAGAACGCAACACCCCGTTCCAACCCCAGGTAAGCGACCCGCAAGCCGCGCCCCAGGCGGGCGGCACCGCGAACGCGCCGGTGGTTGCGGGCAATGGCGCGACGCCCGCGGATTCCACGGTGCCCACGCCGCCGCCCGTGACGTCCACGCCGTCGACCCCGCCTACGACTTCCGCGCCGCCCGAATCGGCAGCCCCGCACACGACCACCGTGCAGGTGACGCCGCCGCTCGTGGCGCCCAAGCCTGAAGTCAAGCCCAAGCCCGAAGTCACCAAGCCGGCCACGCCGCCCAAGCCCGACACGCGCTCCGACGACGGCGCGCGAGCCTTGGCGCTGCTGGAAGGGCGTGCCGCGCCGGCCGCCGCCGCGCCGGCGCCCAAGCCTGCCGCCAAGGGCAATTTCGTATTGCAGATTGCGGCCTACACCACGTCGGAAGACGCTCAATCGCGTCGCGGCAAACTGCATCAGGCCGGCGTCACCAACGCCTTTGTGGAACAAGCCTCCATCGGAGGCAAACAGCAGTACCGTCTGCGTGTGGGGCCGTTCCCCTCGCGCGAGGCGGCGCAGGCGGCCCAGGCGCGGTTGCGCACCTTGGGCTATGACAATGGTTTTATTGCCGCCCAATAG
- the purF gene encoding amidophosphoribosyltransferase, whose protein sequence is MCGIVGVIGRGPVNQLLYDSLLLLQHRGQDAAGIATSQGNQFNMYKAHGLVRDVFRTRNMRSLPGTSGVGQVRYPTAGSSASEEEAQPFYVNAPFGIMFAHNGNLTNWRELRESLYRVDRRHINTNSDSEVLLNVLAHELQSSANGVSLDDDAIFRAVSAVHKRVRGAYAVVAQISGYGLLAFRDPNGIRPLCIGRMETDEGVEWMVASESVALEGSGFVFVRDVEPGEAVFVDLDGRFVSRQCADNPQLVPCIFEYVYFARPDSLIDGVSVYDARLRMGEYLADKVARNMRLGDIDVVMPIPDSSRPAAMQLAARLNLDYREGLIKNRYVGRTFIMPGQAVRRKSVRQKLNAIGMEFKGKNVLLVDDSIVRGTTSREIVDMARAAGANKVYFASAAPPVRFPNVYGIDMPTQSELIATGRSDEEIARAIGADSLIYQDLSDMQQSVRDLNPKMSRFEASCFDGEYITGDITAEYLARLGQSRAEPGQDEGASGLQFNMGYAANDA, encoded by the coding sequence ATGTGTGGAATCGTAGGGGTCATCGGGCGCGGGCCGGTCAACCAGCTGCTCTATGACAGCTTGCTGCTGTTGCAGCATCGCGGGCAGGACGCCGCGGGCATCGCGACGTCGCAAGGCAACCAATTCAATATGTACAAGGCGCACGGCCTGGTGCGCGACGTCTTCCGTACGCGCAACATGCGTTCGTTGCCCGGTACGTCCGGCGTCGGCCAGGTCCGCTATCCCACCGCGGGCTCCAGCGCCAGCGAGGAAGAGGCCCAGCCGTTCTACGTCAACGCCCCGTTCGGCATCATGTTCGCCCACAACGGCAACCTGACCAACTGGCGTGAACTGCGTGAATCGCTCTACCGCGTCGACCGCCGCCACATCAACACGAATTCCGATTCCGAAGTGCTGCTGAACGTGCTGGCGCACGAACTGCAATCGTCGGCCAACGGCGTGTCGCTGGATGATGACGCCATTTTCCGTGCAGTGTCGGCCGTGCATAAGCGCGTGCGTGGCGCCTATGCCGTCGTCGCGCAGATTTCTGGTTACGGCCTGCTGGCGTTCCGTGATCCCAACGGCATTCGCCCGTTGTGTATCGGCCGCATGGAAACCGACGAAGGCGTCGAATGGATGGTGGCCTCGGAATCCGTGGCGCTGGAAGGCAGCGGCTTTGTCTTCGTGCGCGACGTCGAACCCGGTGAAGCCGTGTTCGTCGACCTGGACGGCCGCTTCGTCAGCCGCCAGTGCGCCGACAACCCGCAACTGGTGCCCTGCATTTTCGAATACGTGTACTTCGCGCGTCCGGATTCGCTGATCGACGGCGTGTCGGTCTACGACGCCCGCCTGCGCATGGGTGAATACCTGGCCGACAAGGTCGCGCGCAACATGCGCCTGGGCGACATCGACGTCGTCATGCCGATTCCGGATTCCTCGCGTCCCGCCGCCATGCAGTTGGCTGCCCGCCTGAACCTGGACTACCGCGAAGGGCTCATCAAGAACCGCTACGTGGGCCGTACCTTCATCATGCCGGGCCAAGCCGTGCGCCGTAAGTCCGTGCGCCAGAAGCTCAATGCCATCGGCATGGAGTTCAAGGGCAAGAACGTGCTGCTGGTCGATGACTCCATCGTGCGCGGCACCACCAGCCGCGAAATCGTCGACATGGCCCGCGCCGCCGGCGCCAACAAGGTGTACTTCGCGTCCGCCGCGCCTCCGGTCCGCTTCCCGAACGTGTACGGCATCGACATGCCCACGCAATCGGAGCTGATCGCCACCGGCCGCAGCGACGAGGAAATCGCCCGCGCGATCGGCGCCGACTCGCTGATCTATCAAGATCTGTCCGACATGCAGCAATCGGTGCGTGACCTGAACCCCAAGATGTCGCGCTTCGAAGCCTCATGCTTTGATGGCGAATACATCACGGGCGACATCACCGCCGAATACCTGGCCCGCCTGGGCCAGTCGCGCGCCGAACCCGGCCAGGACGAAGGCGCAAGCGGCCTGCAATTCAACATGGGCTACGCCGCCAACGACGCCTGA
- the folC gene encoding bifunctional tetrahydrofolate synthase/dihydrofolate synthase translates to MSSVCPPDASATLSDWLQYLESIHATAIDMGLDRVREVATRMGLELSGVKFVVGGTNGKGSTCAMLEAILLAAGYKVGLYTSPHLIDFNERARVNGQIASDGDLIAQFQAVEAARGDISLTYFEFTTLAILRLFSQSRLDAVVLEVGLGGRLDAVNIVDADCAIVTSVDLDHTDWLGDTREKIGFEKAHIYRAGRPAICSDPVPPQSLLDHVEKIGADLWLFSRDYNYSGDRQQWAYGGREQRRSALAYPALRGANQLLNASAALAALESVRDRLPVQQQAVRLGLLQASLPGRFQILPGQPTVILDVAHNPHAAAVLAQNLDNMGFHPYTHAVFGMLNDKDLAGVVAKLGTRIDHWYCAGLPGPRGMSGQALADKLAAALPPSPAGAESPSITAFENPAQAYAAAREQAVENDRIVVFGSFLTVASVLQALGRKA, encoded by the coding sequence ATGTCTTCCGTTTGTCCGCCTGACGCCTCCGCCACCCTGTCTGATTGGTTGCAATACCTGGAATCCATCCACGCCACGGCGATCGACATGGGCCTGGATCGCGTGCGCGAAGTGGCCACCCGCATGGGGCTTGAACTGTCAGGCGTGAAGTTTGTCGTGGGCGGCACCAATGGCAAGGGCTCCACCTGTGCCATGCTGGAAGCCATTTTGCTTGCGGCCGGCTACAAGGTGGGGCTGTATACGTCGCCGCACCTGATCGACTTCAATGAGCGCGCCCGCGTCAACGGCCAGATCGCCTCGGACGGCGACCTGATCGCTCAGTTCCAGGCCGTCGAGGCGGCGCGTGGCGACATCTCGCTGACGTACTTCGAATTCACCACGCTGGCCATCTTGCGCCTGTTTTCGCAATCGCGCCTGGATGCGGTCGTGCTGGAAGTGGGCTTGGGCGGCCGGCTGGATGCCGTCAACATCGTCGACGCCGATTGCGCCATCGTCACCAGCGTTGACCTTGATCACACCGACTGGCTGGGCGATACCCGCGAGAAAATCGGCTTCGAAAAGGCCCACATCTATCGCGCCGGCCGGCCCGCCATCTGCAGCGACCCGGTTCCGCCGCAATCGCTGCTGGATCACGTGGAAAAAATCGGCGCGGACCTCTGGCTGTTCAGCCGCGACTACAACTATTCCGGCGACCGCCAACAGTGGGCGTATGGCGGGCGCGAACAGCGCCGCAGCGCGCTGGCCTATCCGGCCCTGCGCGGCGCCAACCAGCTGTTGAATGCGTCAGCTGCGTTGGCCGCGCTGGAATCCGTGCGCGATCGTTTGCCGGTGCAGCAGCAGGCCGTGCGCCTGGGGCTGCTGCAAGCCTCGCTGCCAGGGCGCTTCCAGATCCTGCCGGGCCAGCCCACGGTGATCCTGGACGTGGCCCACAACCCGCATGCCGCCGCCGTGCTGGCGCAGAACCTGGACAACATGGGGTTCCATCCGTACACCCACGCGGTGTTCGGCATGCTGAACGACAAGGACCTCGCCGGTGTCGTGGCCAAGCTGGGCACCCGCATCGACCACTGGTATTGCGCGGGCCTGCCCGGGCCGCGCGGCATGTCGGGCCAGGCGCTGGCTGACAAGCTCGCCGCCGCCTTGCCACCATCGCCCGCGGGGGCGGAAAGCCCCAGCATCACCGCCTTCGAAAATCCCGCCCAGGCCTATGCCGCGGCGCGCGAACAGGCGGTCGAGAATGATAGAATCGTCGTGTTTGGGTCGTTTCTCACCGTGGCCTCGGTTTTGCAGGCACTGGGTCGCAAGGCATAG
- a CDS encoding CaiB/BaiF CoA transferase family protein → MTTPSTPEATPAGPLTGVRILDLSSVVMGPYATQTLADLGADVIKVESPAGDNMRAVGPMRNPGMGHLYLHLNRNKRSIVLDLKTPEGLEACLKLAESCDALLYNIRPQAMARLGLSYETVAARNPRIVYLGAYGFGEAGPYAGRPAYDDLIQGQTGIAALSAQQSGDVPRYAPLTLADRAVGLHVAIALVSAVLHAKTTGRGQQVEIPMFEGMAHLVLGDHLGGATFEPPMGPTGYARLLAPHRRPYATADGYLCLLIYNDKHWRNFFDLIGQSELAEDPRFCTHGARAAHIDEVYAYVADVIRTRPTQEWLDALARADIPASQLYTVDDLLVDEHLTATDFIRHVDHPSEGPLRTPAPLGQYQGTPTSLRRPAPRLGEHSREVLAQAGYDDARIDALVARGITQDGNH, encoded by the coding sequence ATGACCACGCCCTCCACCCCTGAGGCCACGCCGGCCGGCCCGCTGACCGGCGTGCGCATCCTGGACCTGAGTTCGGTCGTGATGGGTCCCTATGCCACGCAAACCCTGGCGGACCTGGGCGCCGACGTGATCAAGGTGGAATCGCCCGCGGGCGACAACATGCGGGCCGTGGGACCCATGCGCAATCCCGGCATGGGCCACCTGTATCTGCACCTGAACCGCAACAAGCGGTCCATCGTGCTGGACCTGAAGACGCCCGAGGGGCTGGAGGCCTGCCTGAAGCTGGCAGAAAGCTGCGACGCCCTGCTCTACAACATCCGGCCGCAGGCAATGGCCCGGCTGGGCCTGTCCTACGAGACGGTGGCGGCGCGCAACCCGCGCATCGTCTACCTGGGCGCCTACGGGTTTGGCGAGGCCGGGCCGTACGCCGGCCGGCCCGCCTACGACGACCTGATCCAGGGGCAGACAGGCATCGCCGCGCTGTCGGCCCAGCAAAGCGGCGACGTGCCCCGCTACGCGCCGCTGACGCTGGCCGACCGGGCGGTGGGCTTGCACGTGGCCATCGCCCTGGTGTCGGCCGTGCTGCACGCCAAGACGACGGGACGCGGCCAGCAGGTGGAAATTCCCATGTTCGAAGGCATGGCCCACCTGGTGCTGGGCGATCACCTGGGTGGCGCGACGTTCGAGCCGCCCATGGGCCCGACCGGCTACGCCCGCCTGCTGGCGCCCCATCGCCGGCCCTACGCAACGGCCGATGGCTACCTTTGCCTGCTGATCTACAACGACAAGCACTGGCGCAATTTCTTTGACCTGATCGGCCAGTCCGAATTGGCCGAAGATCCGCGCTTTTGCACGCACGGCGCACGCGCCGCGCATATCGATGAGGTCTACGCCTATGTGGCCGACGTGATCCGCACCCGCCCCACGCAGGAGTGGCTGGACGCCCTGGCCCGCGCGGACATTCCCGCGTCGCAGCTCTACACGGTGGACGACCTGCTGGTAGACGAGCACCTGACCGCCACCGACTTCATCCGCCATGTGGATCACCCTAGCGAAGGCCCCCTGCGCACCCCCGCGCCGCTGGGCCAGTACCAAGGCACGCCCACGTCCCTGCGACGGCCCGCCCCCCGGCTGGGCGAGCACAGCCGAGAGGTGCTGGCCCAAGCCGGCTACGACGACGCCCGGATCGACGCGCTGGTCGCCCGCGGCATTACCCAGGATGGAAACCACTGA